In Epinephelus fuscoguttatus linkage group LG6, E.fuscoguttatus.final_Chr_v1, the DNA window AATATAAGCGTTTCCTTGAATTTCCCTTTCTGTGCAACAACGAAAAAGATTAAGAAACAGTTGAGAGTCAACCTTGTTATTGTTCAGCTTCGTCAGGCATTCAGTCAAAGCTGGGTAGCCTCCTCTGTATCGCCATAGATGCACTGCAAGAAACAAACCAGCAGATGTCACTTTAGCACTGTGTGAAGACTGAAGCCACCCACACAGCCAATGGATACAGTACCATCACCTGTCATCACTTCTGTCTGTCACTGAATgctccatatatatatatatatatatatatatatatatatatatatatatatatatatatatatatatataaaatacagtgtAAATGATCGTGTCGAAGGAGAGTTGCTGGAGGTGAGTCATCAGGTAGTGTCTGTACATTTTTCTGTGATGCTCTGCCAAACATTTAAAGCCAAACTGCAGCCACTATATGAGGTGATGTTGTTCATGAGGCCTTGAGACAGAAAAATGAATCCAGTCCTCAGCCCAAACAGTGATCAACAAGAGGTGACACTCTTCATCATCTTTCAATCATGCTTTCTGTTAACAGCTCCACTTGTTGCTTACCAGCTTGGTCCTGTTCTCCGTACCAGGTATTCCAGCTTCCAACCACCTCACACGGGTAGTCCTCGTCCCGATGGAGCCTGTTCTGCACCTCAGCCCTGAGGGCGgcataaaagaaaatacaaagctGTGTATGTTTGCCAAAAGTTATAATATACTGCCACTTCATCACAATGAGCAACTAGAGGGCACTCAGAGAGCATAAAGTCCACAGTTATTCAGCTTGCTGTTACACCAAAGACATTAGTTCAATTTTACACTACATTACTCTTATGATTCTGCAATAATACGATGTCATAAAGTCCACTGTGAAACTTAAATTGTGTCATCAACAAAATCTAATTAGCAGCTCTTTGACTCAAAGCATAACTTACCTAATTTATCCACCAGACTGTAACgacatatacatttttttttttaaatgtactatTGACATAAACCCAATAAGCCAAATAATGGAGTTAGCTTGAATGGTGCAGTTAATGCAGGGGAGGCTTTGaagggaaaattaaaatgttttctcttACTTGTtttgctatttatcagtctgggTTGTTTTGATATGAGTTGTCGAGTGTtaatatcggccgtagagatgtctgcctctggaatataatagaactagttggcactcagcttgtggtgctcagggtgccaaaaaatacatttgaaaaactcaacagcaatgtctctttgccgAAATCATGAgcaggttactcaagataatccacagaccttgttgtgagcagtttcattagggaactatttcctttctaccgaactacacccaccaaccgtatcactacGCAGAAGCAAGCACGTATCACTTTTGATTCTCAAACGAACTTTGAACCACATGTCAATAATCTCATTAAATCCTGCTACTTCCAACTAcgaaatattatcaaaatcaAATAAGCTGTGTCTTTTCCTGACCTAGAAAAGCTGATTCATGCTTTTGTATTTACATGCCTCTGCAGTGTAAACAGTGCTGCAGCTCGAATTCTAACTGGGACAAATCGTAGGTCACATATCACCCCAATTCTCACCTCCCTCCACTGGTTGCCAGTCAACTTCAGATTTtgttttaagattcttttaataacttttaaagctCAACATGGTTTAGCGCTGAGTTATATAGCTGAGCTTTTGACTACCTTTGCTCCAAGTCGTGACCTTGAATCCTCAAGCCTAGTCTCATTAGTCGTCTCTAGATCAAGGTTGGTAACTAAAGGAGACTGGGCTTTTGCCATCAAGGCCCTGAGGCTCTGCAACTCTCTGCCTGAGGACATTAGGCTGGCCAGCACATTACCTGTTTTTTATAGGAAACCTTTCCCTTTTAATGCCTGATATGTAacttttgtgtttatttcttttgtattgttttgttgtcttattttatGCACTTTATAcaaataaatgtcattattactattatattattattatctacaGCTAGCTGACTCAGcaacactgagctagctaatgcaACACCTGAGCCGAGGAGGACgacattaatgtttacatcttgcaccGCCACAAACACGAGTCTCTCATTCGTCACTAGcggcacacttccttctgtgcagtgatttaTTTGGCAGTTCtaatttggtagaaagaaaatagttcctgcatgaaactgttGACAACACCGTCTGTAGATTATGTTGAGTAACCGGGGCTTGagttttttaattgtatttttgttggtgCTTTGAggaccacaagctgagtgccatctagttccattatattctagagaaggcagatatcgcTACAGTtgttatctccaacactcagcaactcacaccaaaacgatctagactgataaatagcactacaggcaagaggaacaatatgtatttttgattttggggtgaactgtccctttaaagcagTGAACACACTCACTCTAGATTGTTGTATGCTTCCAGGCACTCTGGTTTGACGTtgtgaactgaaaaaaaaagaaaaaagagagaaagcaggGCTTATAAgaaatgggtgttttttttttaaaatacaagcAACCATCAAATTCTTCAACAAAGTAATTTCACACTCCAATTCAGCAAAGACTTCTATATACAAAACTGATTCTCTTTCAATAGGTTATAGGCTATGGCTGATAGAGTGTTCAAATTGAAATCCCTACATGGTGTGATGTACGCCACAAAAAAGATCAAAGCCCGGAGAGAATGATAGATTTCTCTAcgagagacagacacagttatcAGCATGGACTCAAAAGAAAACCAGACAAATTGTTTTGATGTTGCCTTCGGAACTTTACAGACTTATGAAATCATAGTATTATATAATAACTTGTTGCTGCCTGTGTGTCCCACATGTatgacaacaaacaacagcacagtcctgtgtttgtgtctcatgcTACTTCCAGTTTTCTCTGAGGTCACTGCAGCCAGTATGGATTGAATTTAATTAAGATTATTTATTTAGCCATTTTCTGCAGAGACAAATGGATGATGGACCGTTGAGACTCAAAGCAGAATCCATTTCATTATAATATGATGTAACTGTATCACATTCTCTGTCTGCAACCCTGTGCTTAAAGAGGATAAACCCTCACTTGTAAGTAAGTAGGAGACGTTATGCCTACATTGAATTTTATACAGGTTGCTGGTCTCTTTCTTTGACAGCAGGTTGGAGTGGGCATCTTTCCTGGCATCGACTTTGTGCACAAATAAGGAACGGAACCAGCCTTTGTCGCCGCTCTCTGAAAACCTCCTAcacagaaacaagatgaaagaAAGTTTTCACAAAGGCTCAAAGCGACAACATAAAACAGAGAAGTTGTTGATATTAAAAAGAAGAACTTTAAAGGGACGTGCAGATATGTGTGACATATGGGCTAAAAGATAGTCATGCTAATATCCTTTGATATGAAAAACATGCATACTGTATGAGTGAGTGGGCTGAATACCATAGCTCGTGTCTTCAGCATAAAACTTCTTCTCACCCACTCTGGAGTGGATTAAAGGGGGAATATCACTCACTTTAAGAACTATTGCTGCAATCTAAGAGGCTCAAATCAGTATTTGAACATGAATAACTGTCTCTCAAagtcagagagaagagaggactTGAATCTGTTGCTTCTTAGGGCTATACTTTAAGGAACTGTCACAGAGAAAGTGAAATGGGAAGTAGTGGCATTAAAGCAAACAGGAACTATTTCAAGTGCTAATCACGAAATGCATGTCAAAaatattactgtatttaaaggtccagtgtggaggattaagggggatatactggcagaaatgaaatatgatataataagtgtgttttctttagtgtataatcacctgaaaataagaattattgaGTCTTCTTtgcctcagaatgagctgtttatacctAAATAGAGAATGGGGCCTCGTCTATGGagactgccatgtttctacagaagcctagaacggacaaaccaaacaccggcTCTAGATTGGGTCATTAGGGTTTTGGCGTTAAAGTGAAGCTGCTTCAGTCAATATTTTTAACAGTGTAAATCACTgcatccatttgttttggagagaaagagagctctacgggtaattcagctcccggtacAGACCTCCTGATTGTTGGGATCTTAAATTATAAGAGGAAGAAGGTCAGTACAGATTAGCAGGTCCTAGGTTAGCAGCCTGtgtctgacatgccaaacagcatcagagaaacattcATTTGTAACATGAGCGTTTTTACTGGTTAAAATCACtgagtccatttgttttggagaggaggagacctctgcggaaaATTCAACTcatgtaaaaacctcctgaatatcTGGATCAGGagtaaggtgagcacacatcacGTTATGAGATAtaataggtgagcacacactCGCAGGTGCCTGGCAAGTGAGCTGTCTGCAAAGTGCCAAAtattgtcagagaaacactgatttgtaactacggtattctgtgtttttatcgGTTTAAACCtctgagtctgtttgttttggagtagaggagacctctgcggaaaATTCTGCTcaagtaaaaacctcctgaacatctagaTCACAAGTAAGGTGAGCATACATGTGCAGGTGCCTGGCAAGTGGGCCATCTGCAATATGCTAAACAGGGCCAGAGAAACActtatttgtaatgtgaaactactttattcagtgtttttatcggtttaaatcaccgagtctgtttgttttggacaggaagggacctctgtggataattcagctccctgtaaaaacctcctgaatgtctggatcttgagttatcagagaaagtaggtgagcacagattagcaaCTGCTAGGTTAGCAGCCTGtgtctgacatgccaaacagctaagagaaacattgatttgtaatgtgaaactgctttggtCAGGTTTTTTACCAGCTCAAATCACTGAGTCAATTTGTTTTTGAGAAGAGGAGACCTCTGGATCATACAGTAAGGTGAGTGCACGTTAAGTTATtagagaaaataggtgagcacacacgTGCAAGTGACAGGCAAGCGGACACCTGCAATGATGATTTGATTTGTAAcgtgacactgctttattcagtttcGACCAATTTTAATCACATAGTCCATTGGATTTAGAGAGGAAGGGaactctgtggataattcagctaatggtaaaaacctcctgaacaatgcagcccctcttgctgtgaggcaacaatgctggCCTCTGCACTACCACGCCGCCAGcactggggtgggggagcccttctgtgctgagtttgcatgttctctttTCTGCAGGTACTCttgcttcctctcacagtccaaaaacatgcaggctAGGTTAAGTAGTAGTAACTCCAAATTGCccgtgtgaatggttgtctgtctctatgtgtcagccctgtgatagtctggcgacctgtccagggtgtaccctgcctcttgcccaatgtcagctgggatagactccagcccccccgcgactctcaagaggatgaagcggttagaagatgaagatatTGCTGTATATACAGAGTCATATGTAGGGTTAAACAGAGCTCCAACACTCAGCTGGACAATTTCAAGGACGTTTTAATGGCTTTCATAGCTTTTTATAAACTCGTAATTATAAAGCTGCTTCAATGTCAACATTAACctcagctgcagtgtttttcccAGGGTGTGCGGtgtggaaacacaaacagcccGTAGAGAACAGTTTGTATATACCCTTCTGTGGATTAGGGAGCTATACTGTGCAAAATGTTTGCTTATATGAGGCACTTTCAAGGCCATCTGTTAATTCACAAACACTTGCTGAGGcattatttgttattttaaaatccACAAACTTTCAAGGTCAGTCTCTTTTATAAGGGCCAATGGCTTTAATTGGGAGCTATAATTAGAAATTAATTCCCCATGGCTCCCTCTCAAAATAACAATAGTATTCAAGACAgaaaactgttgttgttttttttagagtAAATGCACACAGTGTGGAGGCACAGATAAGTTAACATGTGGTGTGGCTGCACAGGACAAAGTTCAGAGGTCCAGCAAATGATTAAAGCAGCTTTGGAAACCTGCCTGGTTGTTTCCTTCATAATGACACTGACATCTTACATTAAGGGTTATTCAACAGAGCCTAATGCAATGCACGCACACATTAAATCACCTTATTATACGCAATATAATTTGTTACGCTTGAGTGAAGACAAACACAAGCTACAGTAACATATGGAGTGCTagctaaaaataaaaccacGGTGACGAAGCGGTTAAAGTTTGCTTTAATGTTAAATAAGCTATATAagttctatttaaaaaaaagtctgtttaaTTTATGTTTAAGCGTGGGAGTTAATTTTATACAGCAGACTGGCACAAATATTATAAACTCGTTACTCTACGACACTTCCGGGTTGTCTCACATACCGTGACACGGGCCTTGTaattaatgctaagctaacaacaCATCCAAAACCGTCCTTACCTGGTGGTTTGGTGCAGGTTCACAGAGTACCTGTAGAACATTTGTCCTTTACACCACACTGAAGTAGTCGTCGCCATGTTCCTCTGTAGAGTAAAAACGTGCGTGTGCGCGTAAACACACCGGCCTGGTTAATGTTTACCTCCGTAT includes these proteins:
- the nipsnap1 gene encoding protein NipSnap homolog 1, coding for MATTTSVWCKGQMFYRYSVNLHQTTRRFSESGDKGWFRSLFVHKVDARKDAHSNLLSKKETSNLYKIQFHNVKPECLEAYNNLEAEVQNRLHRDEDYPCEVVGSWNTWYGEQDQAVHLWRYRGGYPALTECLTKLNNNKEYLEFRKERAKMLVSRRNQLLLEFSFWNEPTPRPGPNIYEMRTYHLKPGTMIEWGNHWARAIKYRQENNEAVGGFFSQIGDLYVVHHLWAYTSLQSRDETRNSAWLKEGWDANVYYTVPLIRSMESRIMIPTNSSPLQ